Proteins encoded within one genomic window of Brachybacterium muris:
- a CDS encoding aminodeoxychorismate lyase: MTQPDCTTPSPVLVWVPGVAGTVADGSEPFRIADADDPQLLVTDLVATRGDGVFETIGVFDGAPVNVGPHLRRLGRSAQLVELPSPDLDVLSRAIDAAIEAHAPVPELTVRVMMTRGVEGTGTPTAWVHARTADDWSRYRAGIRVVTLDRGLSTAVAETSPWLLAGAKTLSYAVNMAATREAVRRGADDVLFTSTDGYCLEGPTSTLLVKRGDTWTTTPASAGVLPGTSIASVFAMLEREGQSVREELMTPADVASADAAWLLSSSRLAAPIAQLDDTSLTVDTERTAQILAVLKGQDPQSA, translated from the coding sequence ATGACACAGCCCGACTGCACCACCCCCAGCCCCGTGCTCGTGTGGGTCCCGGGAGTGGCAGGGACCGTGGCAGACGGCTCCGAGCCCTTCCGCATCGCCGACGCCGATGATCCTCAGCTGCTGGTGACGGACCTGGTGGCCACCCGTGGGGACGGCGTGTTCGAGACCATCGGCGTGTTCGACGGCGCCCCGGTGAACGTGGGCCCCCACCTGCGACGCCTCGGTCGTAGCGCGCAGCTGGTGGAGCTGCCTTCACCGGACCTCGACGTGCTCAGCCGGGCGATCGACGCCGCCATCGAGGCACATGCCCCTGTCCCCGAGCTGACCGTGCGGGTGATGATGACCCGCGGTGTCGAGGGCACCGGCACCCCGACCGCCTGGGTCCACGCCCGCACCGCAGACGACTGGAGCCGCTACCGCGCCGGCATCCGCGTGGTCACTCTGGACCGCGGGCTGTCCACCGCCGTCGCCGAGACCAGCCCCTGGCTGCTGGCTGGCGCCAAGACCCTCAGCTACGCAGTGAACATGGCCGCCACCCGCGAGGCGGTGCGCCGCGGCGCGGACGACGTGCTGTTCACCTCCACCGACGGCTACTGCCTCGAGGGCCCCACCTCCACCCTGCTGGTCAAGCGGGGCGACACCTGGACCACCACCCCGGCCAGTGCCGGAGTGCTGCCCGGGACCAGCATCGCCTCCGTGTTCGCGATGCTGGAGCGCGAGGGGCAGTCGGTGCGCGAGGAACTGATGACCCCGGCCGACGTGGCCTCGGCCGATGCCGCCTGGCTGCTGTCCTCCAGCCGCCTGGCCGCACCCATCGCCCAGTTGGACGACACCTCGCTCACCGTGGACACCGAGCGCACCGCCCAGATCCTGGCCGTGCTGAAGGGCCAGGACCCGCAGTCGGCCTGA
- a CDS encoding DsrE family protein — protein sequence MPKAAISLTTGLEDAEKVTVAFLMAVGAAESGLETLMFLTKEAVRLAVACFARGVACDGCPPLLDLMDRYAAANGRYIACGVCVKSKGVYPGSLIGNAEVAGTVQLWEWVDDHTVTFSF from the coding sequence ATGCCCAAGGCAGCGATTTCCCTGACCACCGGCCTCGAGGACGCGGAGAAGGTGACAGTGGCCTTCCTCATGGCGGTCGGCGCCGCCGAGTCCGGCCTCGAGACCCTGATGTTCCTGACCAAGGAGGCCGTGCGACTGGCCGTCGCCTGCTTCGCCCGCGGTGTGGCCTGCGACGGCTGTCCACCGTTGCTCGACCTCATGGACCGCTACGCCGCAGCGAACGGGCGCTACATCGCCTGCGGCGTGTGCGTGAAGTCCAAGGGTGTGTACCCCGGTTCACTGATCGGCAACGCCGAGGTGGCCGGCACCGTTCAGCTGTGGGAATGGGTGGACGACCACACCGTCACCTTCAGCTTCTGA
- a CDS encoding sugar-binding transcriptional regulator, translating to MPAPRDTALVVRAARLYYEQGRSQTEVAQELGLSRSNVSRILTQARDRGIVEISIHDPDGPPRHHPAVEAALKARFSLREAHVVSAPRTPGLEAVARQGAVVIAARAAQVRSIGVSWGQTVQRVVEQLETVRLRPAPRVLPLVGGHSALDQFESGESVLRVLASRLGARAEMLYAPAVLESATTVSTLRGESSIAAVLEAAAQVELAVVGLGSMGMHSSPHIVEQMALSEQEQAAFLAQRPVGDVCGWFVDAHGVPLGAPTDQRVLAVTFSQLLRIPEVVGVAAGAEKAPGVAGVLRSGAIASLVVDVDLAKELLAST from the coding sequence ATGCCCGCACCCCGCGACACCGCCCTGGTGGTGCGCGCCGCCCGTCTCTACTACGAGCAGGGCCGCTCGCAGACGGAGGTCGCCCAGGAGCTCGGGCTCTCGCGCTCCAATGTGTCACGGATCCTCACCCAGGCCCGCGACCGCGGCATCGTGGAGATCTCCATCCATGACCCCGACGGCCCCCCGCGCCACCACCCCGCGGTCGAGGCGGCGCTGAAGGCGCGGTTCTCCCTGCGGGAGGCGCATGTGGTCTCCGCCCCGCGCACCCCCGGACTGGAGGCGGTAGCCCGGCAGGGCGCGGTGGTGATCGCCGCACGAGCCGCGCAGGTGCGATCGATCGGGGTCTCCTGGGGCCAGACGGTCCAGCGCGTGGTCGAGCAGCTGGAGACGGTGCGCCTGCGACCCGCACCACGGGTGCTCCCCCTGGTGGGAGGGCATTCTGCGCTGGACCAGTTCGAGTCAGGGGAGTCGGTGCTGCGGGTGCTGGCCTCACGCCTGGGTGCCCGGGCCGAGATGCTGTACGCCCCGGCGGTGCTGGAGTCCGCCACCACGGTGAGCACTCTGCGTGGTGAGTCCAGCATCGCGGCGGTGCTGGAGGCGGCCGCGCAGGTGGAGCTGGCGGTGGTGGGGCTCGGGTCGATGGGCATGCACTCCTCCCCGCACATCGTGGAGCAGATGGCGCTCAGCGAGCAGGAGCAGGCCGCATTCCTGGCCCAGCGGCCCGTGGGTGACGTGTGCGGTTGGTTCGTGGACGCGCACGGGGTGCCGCTGGGGGCGCCGACGGATCAGCGGGTCCTGGCGGTGACGTTCTCCCAGCTGCTGCGGATCCCCGAGGTGGTGGGCGTGGCCGCGGGTGCCGAGAAGGCCCCCGGTGTGGCGGGCGTGCTGCGCAGTGGGGCGATCGCGAGCCTGGTGGTGGACGTGGACCTGGCCAAGGAGCTGCTGGCTTCCACCTGA
- a CDS encoding PTS sugar transporter subunit IIA codes for MTDDHRSSDPAASRDPVPIGAVLHGVPGGTAEEVLGAIARHLVGKGLVEESFPQALWDRERRYPTGLPTRIPTAIPHADTEHVRTRCLAVATLVKPVEFGEMGGAEGDTVATQLLVLPLVTDPDAMVPALQRMIGALTDEQVVTELLGAADEAELMRLAQLHLSGTPVAGRSEAGPSGLATSYVDGLGASHATGTTPASTVAPAPAPAPGAAPTPAPAPTAAPAPAPAPGAAPTPAPAPTAAPTPAPAPTAAPAAAARRGPRVAVKALIVRDGHVLMNRVVTSDGEVLYGPPGGGQDHGEDQVAALIRECREEIGAEVEVHQVACVYEVISDLRLLDSSRIDLFHQVNVAYWCGLAEGQEPGVGSDPDPGQEGTDWLPIGRLDQFEIHPPGLAQWLDSDPSSRPVGLGPLPL; via the coding sequence ATGACCGATGACCATCGCTCCAGTGATCCTGCCGCGAGCAGGGACCCCGTTCCCATCGGGGCTGTGCTGCACGGTGTGCCCGGCGGGACCGCGGAGGAAGTGCTGGGGGCCATCGCCCGCCACCTGGTCGGGAAGGGCCTGGTGGAGGAGAGCTTCCCTCAGGCGCTGTGGGATCGCGAGCGGCGGTACCCCACGGGTCTGCCCACGCGGATCCCCACCGCCATCCCCCACGCCGATACCGAGCACGTGCGCACCCGGTGCCTCGCGGTCGCGACATTGGTCAAGCCGGTCGAGTTCGGGGAGATGGGCGGCGCCGAGGGCGACACTGTGGCGACGCAGCTGCTGGTGCTGCCCCTGGTCACCGATCCCGACGCGATGGTGCCCGCCCTCCAGCGCATGATCGGTGCCCTCACCGATGAGCAGGTGGTCACGGAGCTGCTCGGTGCGGCCGATGAGGCGGAGCTGATGCGCCTGGCGCAGCTGCACCTCAGCGGCACCCCTGTGGCCGGCCGTTCGGAAGCGGGGCCGTCCGGTCTCGCCACCTCGTACGTCGATGGTCTGGGAGCATCGCACGCCACGGGGACGACCCCGGCCTCGACCGTAGCCCCAGCCCCAGCCCCAGCGCCGGGCGCAGCCCCGACCCCAGCTCCAGCGCCGACCGCAGCCCCAGCCCCAGCCCCAGCGCCGGGCGCAGCCCCGACCCCAGCTCCAGCGCCGACCGCAGCCCCGACCCCAGCTCCAGCGCCGACCGCAGCCCCGGCCGCTGCAGCGCGGCGCGGTCCCCGCGTGGCCGTGAAGGCGCTGATCGTGCGGGACGGCCACGTGCTGATGAACCGCGTTGTCACCTCCGACGGTGAGGTGCTGTACGGCCCACCCGGCGGCGGTCAGGACCACGGGGAGGACCAGGTGGCCGCCCTGATCCGGGAGTGCCGCGAGGAGATCGGCGCCGAGGTAGAAGTGCACCAGGTGGCCTGCGTGTACGAGGTGATCAGCGACCTGCGGCTGCTGGACAGCAGCCGGATCGACCTGTTCCACCAGGTCAACGTGGCCTACTGGTGCGGGCTGGCCGAGGGACAGGAGCCCGGTGTAGGCAGTGATCCCGACCCGGGGCAGGAGGGCACCGACTGGTTGCCCATCGGTCGCCTGGACCAGTTCGAGATCCACCCGCCGGGGCTCGCCCAGTGGTTGGACTCGGACCCGAGCTCCCGGCCCGTCGGCCTCGGTCCGCTGCCGCTCTAG
- a CDS encoding glycoside hydrolase family 15 protein — MASPLIEDHALLSDQRTTALVTRDGVIDWLCMPRFDSAAMLCSLLGDQSHGHWTLRIAGGEVVSRRYLPETMVLETEWRSPTGSAVITEFMPIAASDETSPCLQGDTRDHSDLIRSVRCTGGTVEVEQELRIRFEYGSVVPWMRKDTDVEGRPVLAAVAGGDALAVHGPALTPQGRCHVGRHSASANETLTWVLTWHPSWMQIPPAPDLGDALEHTVSEWSQWLGQVRVHERYAQPVARSLLVLRALTHRRSGGIDAAATTSLPEDFGGERNWDYRYCWLRDATLSLEALLTHDHVNAAEQWRDWLLRAIAGDPDQLQIMYNIVGDRNLPESELEHLPGYEGSLPVRIGNGAAAQYQADVVGEVMIALGMMRERGVQESEWSWPLQKVLVRYTEKRIDQPDQGIWEMRGDPAFFTHGRVMVWATFDRAVTAVEHHGMPADVERWKQLREKLRAEILERGVDESGSFVQFYGSNEVDASLLQIPHTGFVPADDPHMLATVARIEQDLLTDDGLLLRYRTNGQDGLEGDEHPFLVCCFWLVEQYATSGRTGDALTMMDRTLACANDLDLMAEEYDGTAGRMAGNFPQAFSHLGLIRAVDAITGDIRD; from the coding sequence ATGGCGAGCCCACTCATCGAGGACCACGCGCTGCTGTCCGATCAGCGCACCACCGCCCTGGTCACCCGGGACGGGGTGATCGACTGGCTGTGCATGCCGCGCTTCGACTCCGCCGCGATGCTCTGCTCCCTGCTCGGGGACCAGTCGCACGGCCACTGGACCCTGCGCATCGCCGGCGGGGAGGTCGTCTCGCGCCGCTACCTTCCCGAGACGATGGTGCTGGAGACCGAGTGGCGCTCCCCCACCGGCAGTGCGGTGATCACGGAGTTCATGCCGATCGCCGCGTCGGACGAGACCTCCCCCTGTCTGCAGGGCGACACCCGCGACCACTCCGACCTGATCCGCTCGGTGCGCTGCACCGGCGGCACCGTCGAGGTGGAGCAGGAACTGCGGATCCGCTTCGAGTACGGCTCGGTGGTGCCGTGGATGCGCAAGGACACCGACGTCGAGGGCCGACCGGTGCTGGCGGCCGTCGCCGGGGGTGACGCGTTGGCCGTGCACGGGCCCGCGCTGACCCCGCAGGGCCGCTGCCACGTGGGCCGCCACTCGGCCTCCGCGAACGAGACGCTGACCTGGGTCCTCACCTGGCACCCGTCGTGGATGCAGATCCCCCCGGCGCCGGACCTCGGCGACGCCCTGGAGCACACGGTCTCGGAGTGGTCGCAGTGGCTGGGCCAGGTGCGGGTGCACGAGCGCTACGCCCAGCCGGTGGCCCGTTCCCTGCTGGTGCTGCGGGCGCTCACTCATCGGCGCAGCGGCGGCATCGACGCCGCGGCCACCACCAGCCTGCCGGAGGACTTCGGCGGCGAACGCAACTGGGACTACCGCTACTGCTGGCTGCGGGACGCGACCCTGTCCCTGGAGGCGCTGCTCACCCACGACCACGTCAACGCCGCCGAGCAGTGGCGCGACTGGCTGCTGCGTGCGATCGCCGGGGACCCCGATCAGCTGCAGATCATGTACAACATCGTCGGCGACCGGAACCTGCCCGAGAGCGAACTGGAGCACCTGCCCGGCTACGAGGGCTCCCTGCCGGTGCGGATCGGCAACGGCGCGGCCGCCCAGTACCAGGCCGACGTGGTGGGCGAGGTGATGATCGCGCTGGGGATGATGCGCGAGAGGGGCGTGCAGGAATCGGAGTGGTCCTGGCCGCTGCAGAAGGTGCTGGTGAGGTACACCGAGAAGCGCATCGACCAGCCTGACCAGGGCATCTGGGAGATGCGCGGTGACCCGGCGTTCTTCACCCACGGCCGGGTGATGGTGTGGGCCACCTTCGACCGGGCCGTCACTGCCGTGGAGCACCACGGCATGCCGGCGGACGTGGAGCGCTGGAAGCAGCTGCGGGAGAAGCTGCGGGCCGAGATCCTGGAGCGCGGCGTGGACGAGTCCGGTTCGTTCGTGCAGTTCTACGGCAGCAACGAGGTGGACGCCTCCCTGCTGCAGATCCCCCACACCGGCTTCGTGCCGGCCGATGACCCGCACATGCTCGCCACCGTGGCCCGCATCGAGCAGGACCTGCTCACCGATGACGGGCTGCTGCTGCGCTACCGCACCAACGGCCAGGACGGACTGGAGGGCGACGAGCACCCGTTCCTGGTGTGCTGCTTCTGGCTGGTGGAGCAGTACGCCACCTCCGGCCGCACCGGGGATGCGCTGACGATGATGGACCGCACCCTGGCCTGCGCGAACGACCTGGACCTGATGGCCGAGGAGTACGACGGCACGGCAGGGCGCATGGCCGGGAACTTCCCGCAGGCCTTCAGCCACCTGGGGCTGATCCGCGCGGTGGACGCCATCACCGGTGACATCCGCGACTGA
- a CDS encoding S10 family peptidase: protein MNTAQTIAGTPEERDATDGSTFTSTGTTGSPVTAGAAEQEPQDRLVTTMHSLELPDGPLTYTATTGTVVLKEEPEGTEYGRGKAYAELFSVSYVATEQDPARPVLFAFNGGPGASTVWLHLGLFGPRRVDTADAGAPKAPPYRLLDNHETLLRHADLVMVDAMTTGYSRPAPGSKPDRHHGLAEDRDLIASFIVDWLTRNDRWTSPIHLAGESYGTTRASAVAARLMDRYYVAVDGVSLISPVLDFGTIRFDPANDRPYLHYLPTYAAIAHAHGKHEGRLLQDVVDEAEAFAEQEYPALLAAGLRLSPEQKQEAAARIGALIGVDPDWVARADLRIEHMAFLAELLRDQGLITGRIDGRFTAPMGAGNAPTMETDPSIDQLAPPYTATINQYLRTELGYSSDIVYEIMSGRVHPWSYKDFEGRSVEVASDLARLLRKSPHTRVYVAHGYHDAATPFHASEHVLAHLPIPQEDFAERIRVEYYEAGHMMYCHEPSRLAQSQHLAEFVGGIAPAPTTDDDAPAEATSEH, encoded by the coding sequence GTGAACACCGCCCAGACCATCGCCGGCACCCCCGAGGAGCGCGACGCCACCGACGGCAGCACCTTCACCTCCACCGGCACCACCGGCAGCCCCGTTACCGCAGGAGCCGCGGAGCAGGAGCCGCAGGACCGCCTGGTCACCACCATGCACTCCCTCGAACTGCCGGACGGGCCGCTCACCTACACCGCCACCACCGGCACCGTGGTGCTGAAGGAGGAGCCCGAGGGCACCGAGTACGGGCGGGGCAAGGCCTACGCCGAGCTTTTCTCCGTCAGCTACGTCGCCACCGAGCAGGACCCAGCCCGCCCGGTGCTGTTCGCTTTCAACGGCGGGCCCGGCGCCTCCACCGTGTGGCTGCACCTGGGGCTGTTCGGTCCGCGCCGCGTGGACACGGCCGACGCCGGAGCGCCCAAGGCACCCCCGTACCGCCTGCTGGACAACCACGAGACGCTGCTGCGCCACGCCGACCTGGTGATGGTGGACGCGATGACCACCGGCTACTCCCGGCCCGCCCCCGGGTCCAAGCCCGATCGGCACCACGGACTGGCCGAGGACCGCGACCTGATCGCCTCGTTCATCGTGGACTGGCTGACCCGCAACGACCGCTGGACCTCCCCCATCCACCTGGCCGGGGAGTCGTACGGCACCACCCGCGCCAGCGCCGTGGCCGCGCGACTGATGGACCGCTACTACGTGGCCGTGGACGGGGTCTCCCTGATCTCCCCGGTGCTGGACTTCGGCACCATCCGCTTCGACCCCGCCAACGACCGCCCCTATCTGCACTACCTGCCCACCTATGCGGCGATCGCCCACGCGCACGGCAAGCACGAGGGGCGCCTGCTGCAGGACGTGGTGGACGAGGCGGAGGCCTTCGCCGAGCAGGAGTACCCGGCGCTGCTGGCCGCCGGGCTGCGCCTCTCACCGGAGCAGAAGCAGGAGGCCGCCGCCCGCATCGGGGCTCTGATCGGCGTGGACCCCGACTGGGTGGCGCGGGCCGACCTGCGCATCGAGCACATGGCGTTCCTGGCGGAGCTGCTGCGCGACCAGGGCCTGATCACCGGTCGCATCGACGGCCGGTTCACCGCACCGATGGGCGCGGGCAACGCACCCACGATGGAGACCGACCCGTCGATCGACCAGCTGGCCCCGCCGTACACCGCCACCATCAACCAGTACCTGCGCACCGAGCTGGGCTACTCCAGCGACATCGTGTACGAGATCATGAGCGGCCGGGTGCACCCCTGGAGCTACAAGGACTTCGAGGGCCGCTCCGTGGAGGTGGCATCGGACCTGGCGCGACTGCTGCGCAAGTCCCCCCACACCCGGGTGTACGTGGCCCACGGCTACCACGACGCCGCCACCCCGTTCCATGCCAGCGAGCACGTGCTCGCCCACCTGCCCATCCCGCAGGAGGACTTCGCCGAGCGGATCCGGGTGGAGTACTACGAGGCCGGGCACATGATGTACTGCCACGAGCCCAGCCGCCTGGCGCAGTCCCAGCACCTGGCGGAGTTCGTGGGCGGCATCGCCCCGGCGCCGACCACCGACGACGACGCCCCGGCCGAGGCCACCAGCGAACACTGA
- a CDS encoding ABC transporter substrate-binding protein — protein sequence MSRFSRRSALVGSGAALTAASLAACAPPNPGTVNDEPAIPPADGPVTVTYWAWLKDLQKVADVFNQSQDRIRVEATWIPGGNNGGYAKILSAVAAGGGPDIAQVELRSLPEFALAGALVDLTRYGIGENEDAYDPGAYAQAVVGESVWGVPQDTGPMATFYNREVLEGELGLAPAGTWDEFRELLGVVQDAGKTFMTLDPTDGSYLVGWMMQSGANWFRPEGDGWIVDMVGEPSLRVAEYWDGILADRLVGTGYGAFSTPWMAAAGNGDVVGHIGGSWGDALIAAVPGAEGKWAVAPMPTWDDGYASGAHGGSSAAILSTSKHPAEALEFCTWMCTDPAGIDAMIEFSGIGWSPSADYIGEARQQPSEFFSGQNYNQEVMVPMAEGQNLEWTWAPLMQRVMDMIGNGMTAAINGETPLVDLLGQAQTQIVEIMQGSGLNAEEAR from the coding sequence ATGAGCAGATTCAGCCGGCGCAGCGCGCTGGTCGGATCGGGAGCCGCGCTGACAGCCGCCTCCCTCGCGGCCTGCGCGCCGCCGAACCCCGGCACCGTCAACGACGAGCCTGCGATCCCCCCGGCCGACGGACCTGTCACCGTCACCTACTGGGCCTGGTTGAAGGACCTGCAGAAGGTGGCCGACGTCTTCAACCAGAGCCAGGACCGGATCCGCGTGGAGGCCACCTGGATCCCCGGCGGCAACAACGGCGGCTACGCCAAGATCCTCTCGGCCGTGGCCGCGGGAGGCGGGCCCGACATCGCCCAGGTGGAGCTGCGCTCCCTGCCCGAGTTCGCGCTCGCCGGAGCCCTGGTGGACCTCACCCGATACGGCATCGGCGAGAACGAGGACGCCTACGACCCCGGCGCCTACGCGCAGGCCGTGGTGGGCGAGTCCGTGTGGGGCGTCCCCCAGGACACGGGGCCGATGGCCACCTTCTACAACCGCGAGGTGCTCGAGGGGGAGCTGGGCCTGGCCCCCGCCGGCACCTGGGACGAGTTCCGCGAGCTGCTGGGCGTCGTCCAGGACGCGGGCAAGACCTTCATGACCCTGGACCCCACCGACGGCTCCTACCTGGTGGGCTGGATGATGCAGTCCGGCGCGAACTGGTTCCGCCCCGAGGGCGACGGCTGGATCGTGGACATGGTGGGCGAGCCGTCGTTGCGGGTCGCCGAGTACTGGGACGGCATCCTCGCCGACCGGCTCGTCGGCACCGGCTACGGGGCGTTCTCCACCCCCTGGATGGCCGCCGCCGGCAACGGCGACGTGGTGGGACACATCGGCGGCTCCTGGGGCGATGCCCTCATCGCCGCCGTGCCCGGCGCGGAGGGGAAATGGGCGGTGGCCCCCATGCCCACCTGGGACGACGGCTACGCCTCCGGTGCCCACGGCGGCTCATCCGCGGCGATCCTGTCCACCAGCAAGCACCCCGCCGAGGCTCTGGAGTTCTGCACCTGGATGTGCACCGACCCCGCCGGGATCGACGCCATGATCGAGTTCTCCGGCATCGGCTGGTCGCCATCAGCCGACTACATCGGCGAGGCCCGCCAGCAGCCCTCCGAGTTCTTCTCCGGACAGAACTACAACCAGGAGGTGATGGTCCCGATGGCCGAGGGGCAGAACCTCGAATGGACCTGGGCGCCGCTGATGCAGCGCGTGATGGACATGATCGGCAACGGCATGACCGCCGCCATCAACGGCGAGACCCCCCTGGTGGACCTGCTGGGCCAGGCGCAGACGCAGATCGTCGAGATCATGCAGGGCAGCGGGCTGAACGCGGAGGAGGCACGATGA